From one Marinobacter sp. LV10MA510-1 genomic stretch:
- the phnC gene encoding phosphonate ABC transporter ATP-binding protein, with translation MGPEIQVQGLSKTFGKNKRKDKALRNINLSIESGEMVALIGPSGSGKSTLLRHLAGLSCGDEDSGEIRVLGQVVQCNGRLSPDVRKTRARIGYIFQQFNLVGRMKVMTNVLTGALGRVPGWRGCLGLFNAEERALALKCLNRVGMDLWATQRASCLSGGQQQRVAIARTLTQKAEVILADEPIASLDPESARRVMEILADINNQDGRTVVVTLHQVDYAREFCHRAVALKAGEIVYDGPSANLTPAVLASIYGTTSFDIDGEPVKNRKVPTPAKGFALAATG, from the coding sequence ATGGGTCCCGAAATTCAGGTTCAGGGTTTATCAAAGACGTTTGGCAAAAACAAACGCAAGGATAAAGCCCTCAGGAACATCAACCTTTCCATTGAATCCGGCGAGATGGTGGCTCTTATCGGCCCCTCCGGTTCTGGCAAATCCACACTCCTTCGCCACTTGGCCGGGCTGAGCTGCGGCGATGAAGACAGCGGCGAAATTCGGGTACTGGGACAAGTCGTGCAATGCAACGGACGGCTGTCACCGGACGTCCGAAAAACGCGGGCACGCATAGGCTATATCTTTCAGCAGTTCAACCTTGTGGGCCGCATGAAAGTCATGACCAATGTGCTCACCGGCGCCCTGGGGCGCGTGCCCGGTTGGCGTGGATGCCTCGGTTTGTTTAATGCCGAAGAAAGAGCACTGGCCCTGAAATGCCTGAACCGCGTTGGAATGGATCTGTGGGCAACCCAGCGGGCATCCTGTCTGTCTGGCGGCCAGCAGCAACGGGTTGCCATCGCCCGCACACTTACTCAGAAAGCCGAAGTGATTCTTGCCGACGAACCCATCGCTTCGCTGGATCCTGAATCAGCCCGCCGTGTCATGGAAATTCTTGCCGATATTAATAATCAGGACGGCCGCACCGTTGTGGTCACACTTCATCAAGTCGATTACGCCCGCGAATTTTGCCACCGAGCGGTAGCACTGAAGGCTGGCGAAATAGTGTATGACGGCCCATCCGCGAATCTGACCCCCGCGGTGCTGGCCAGTATTTACGGTACCACCTCATTCGACATCGACGGCGAACCCGTCAAGAACCGAAAAGTCCCCACACCCGCCAAAGGGTTTGCCCTGGCAGCCACCGGCTGA
- the phnP gene encoding phosphonate metabolism protein PhnP — translation MRITFLGTGAAGGVPLYGCRCAACSVAKTNAAFVREPCSALIESGTTRILIDGGLMDLHKRFAPGELDAIVLTHFHPDHVQGLFHLRWGKGPSIPVFMPPDPDGCADLFRHPGILDFNPQKAFSAFEIGGLKVTPVPLIHSKPTFGYVFEVAGGSTFAYLTDTRGLPQDTQHFLQIMKPDGLAIDCSFPPSDQPKGHNDWTMALHCIQAVDPARAWLIHISHELDNWRQTTNPDLPNRIKVAQDGDRVDFTLPS, via the coding sequence ATGCGGATAACCTTTTTAGGAACGGGCGCTGCCGGTGGTGTGCCACTTTACGGTTGTCGTTGCGCGGCCTGTTCCGTCGCCAAAACGAACGCAGCTTTTGTGCGCGAGCCCTGCTCTGCCCTGATCGAATCAGGAACCACCCGTATTCTGATTGATGGCGGCCTGATGGACCTGCACAAACGCTTTGCTCCCGGCGAGTTGGATGCCATTGTGCTGACGCATTTTCACCCTGATCATGTTCAGGGACTGTTTCACCTGCGCTGGGGCAAGGGGCCGAGCATCCCCGTGTTCATGCCGCCTGACCCTGACGGCTGCGCCGATCTTTTCCGCCATCCTGGCATACTGGATTTCAACCCTCAAAAAGCGTTCTCTGCATTTGAAATCGGGGGGTTAAAGGTCACACCTGTGCCGTTGATCCACTCGAAGCCCACCTTTGGCTACGTCTTCGAGGTGGCAGGTGGCTCCACGTTTGCCTATCTGACCGATACTCGTGGCCTGCCCCAAGACACCCAACACTTTTTACAAATAATGAAGCCTGATGGGCTGGCAATAGACTGCTCATTCCCGCCGTCTGATCAGCCGAAAGGCCATAACGACTGGACCATGGCTCTGCATTGCATTCAAGCCGTAGATCCTGCCCGGGCATGGCTCATCCACATCAGCCACGAGCTGGATAACTGGCGCCAGACCACAAACCCGGACTTGCCGAATCGTATAAAGGTTGCCCAGGATGGGGACCGGGTAGATTTCACACTCCCGTCTTAA
- a CDS encoding DMT family transporter produces MRIIILTTLAMIAFASNSVLARMALKHTDIDAASFTAIRLISGAIVLLLAVRISSRPSGGSGSWWSAAALFAYAAGFSFAYVSLPTATGALLLFGAVQVTMIVYGLWVGERLLKLQLAGLALAFGGLLLLFLPGLSTTPPLASSLLMLGAGVCWGVYSLRGRGAGDPVHTSAGNFTRAVAFTVVLSFFMLSRLSLDVAGIWYAIISGALTSGLGYVVWYMAMPMLKATNAAIIQLSVPVIAAAGGIVFLDESITLRLALASGAILGGIALVIIRKHPAQVTQQKIGKHFDAK; encoded by the coding sequence ATGCGAATAATCATTCTGACAACCCTCGCCATGATTGCCTTTGCAAGCAATTCGGTGCTGGCCCGGATGGCACTGAAACACACAGATATTGATGCTGCGAGCTTTACGGCGATCCGTTTGATTTCGGGTGCGATTGTTCTGTTGCTGGCCGTGCGGATCAGCAGCCGGCCCAGCGGCGGCAGCGGAAGCTGGTGGTCTGCTGCGGCTTTGTTTGCCTACGCGGCGGGTTTTTCATTTGCCTATGTGAGCTTGCCCACGGCCACGGGCGCACTGCTGTTGTTCGGCGCGGTTCAAGTCACCATGATTGTTTACGGTTTGTGGGTGGGAGAACGCCTGCTCAAGCTACAATTAGCTGGCCTTGCGCTCGCTTTCGGCGGGCTATTGCTGCTGTTTCTGCCTGGTTTGTCAACCACACCGCCATTGGCCAGTTCCCTGTTGATGCTGGGAGCCGGAGTTTGCTGGGGTGTTTATTCTCTGCGCGGGAGAGGTGCAGGCGACCCCGTTCACACAAGCGCCGGGAACTTCACGCGCGCCGTTGCCTTTACGGTCGTTTTAAGCTTTTTCATGCTGAGCCGGCTTTCTTTGGATGTTGCGGGCATCTGGTACGCAATTATCTCAGGTGCGCTCACGTCCGGGCTGGGGTATGTTGTATGGTACATGGCAATGCCCATGCTAAAAGCCACGAACGCGGCGATCATACAGCTCAGTGTTCCCGTGATTGCAGCCGCAGGCGGTATTGTTTTTTTGGATGAATCTATAACCTTGCGATTGGCGCTGGCTTCGGGCGCCATTCTCGGCGGAATTGCGCTGGTCATTATTCGAAAACACCCTGCTCAGGTTACTCAACAAAAGATTGGAAAACACTTTGATGCTAAATAA
- a CDS encoding CDGSH iron-sulfur domain-containing protein yields MTKAIRASDTPYAVDVESGKNYFWCACGKSAKQPFCDGSHSGSDFRPVKYVASETKKVFFCGCKSTASQPMCDGSHKQV; encoded by the coding sequence ATGACAAAAGCCATTCGAGCATCTGATACACCCTACGCAGTGGACGTGGAATCTGGCAAAAATTACTTTTGGTGTGCTTGTGGTAAAAGTGCAAAGCAGCCTTTTTGCGACGGTTCTCACAGTGGCTCAGATTTCAGACCCGTGAAATACGTGGCATCAGAAACCAAAAAGGTATTTTTTTGCGGCTGCAAATCAACAGCATCGCAGCCAATGTGTGATGGCAGCCACAAGCAAGTATAA
- a CDS encoding YkgJ family cysteine cluster protein — MYKNRDIIARLREQIPSFECVAGCHDCCGPVTTSSEEISRLPVKTDAEHEAALGDLSCVHLGPNGCTVYGERPLICRLFGTTPSMPCPNGRRPDVMIGAKVERQIHHYIANTRQVLV, encoded by the coding sequence ATGTACAAAAATCGAGATATTATCGCGCGTCTGCGCGAGCAGATTCCATCGTTCGAGTGTGTGGCGGGTTGTCACGATTGTTGCGGGCCGGTGACGACGTCTTCGGAAGAAATATCGCGCCTGCCTGTAAAAACAGATGCCGAACATGAAGCCGCACTCGGTGACCTTAGCTGTGTGCACCTGGGCCCCAATGGTTGCACGGTGTACGGAGAGCGCCCTTTAATCTGCCGGTTATTTGGCACAACACCCAGTATGCCCTGCCCTAACGGTCGTCGCCCAGACGTCATGATTGGCGCCAAAGTTGAGCGCCAGATCCATCACTACATTGCTAATACGCGGCAGGTATTGGTGTAA
- a CDS encoding VOC family protein — protein sequence MFSHIMVGANDAQESKIFYDAILGALGYEPGLVDDKGRCFYRTNSGTFAIGKPIDGAPACHGNGTTIGFSAENSATVDAWHSAGIAKGGTSCENPPGLRGGANLYIAYLRDPSGNKICALYR from the coding sequence ATGTTCAGTCACATTATGGTGGGTGCAAACGATGCTCAGGAATCAAAGATCTTTTACGATGCAATTCTTGGCGCTCTAGGATACGAGCCAGGTCTGGTGGATGACAAAGGGCGCTGCTTTTACAGAACGAACAGCGGCACCTTTGCGATAGGAAAACCGATTGATGGCGCACCCGCTTGTCATGGTAACGGCACCACCATCGGCTTTTCCGCAGAAAATTCCGCAACAGTCGATGCCTGGCACTCTGCCGGCATTGCCAAAGGTGGCACATCATGCGAAAACCCACCCGGGCTTCGCGGGGGAGCCAACTTATACATTGCCTATTTAAGAGACCCCTCGGGCAACAAAATCTGCGCGCTATATCGGTAG
- a CDS encoding DUF4174 domain-containing protein: MPSCYSCRKVFKPSALRISYSKNYCESCGVGLFGANYFGFSKKPDPTVQKKILVYLKVIVASIAGFSLLVFLFFSMSAQGNAQDNARKNAQVKESPMVTDFTGLQWKNRVIIIDNVQNDGDVLTIFENRTSEIKDRGIVWFMFKGNRTFTNYTGELSEGLLTHTREHYGHGPGQVVLIGKDGGVKLRLDRANLKAIFLKIDAMPMRQSEMRS; the protein is encoded by the coding sequence ATGCCTAGCTGCTATAGTTGCCGGAAAGTATTCAAGCCTTCAGCGCTAAGAATTTCATACTCGAAAAACTATTGCGAGAGTTGTGGGGTTGGTCTGTTCGGTGCGAATTACTTCGGTTTCTCTAAAAAGCCTGACCCCACTGTTCAGAAAAAAATTCTGGTCTATTTAAAAGTCATTGTTGCGTCGATCGCGGGCTTTTCGTTACTGGTTTTTCTTTTTTTCAGTATGTCCGCGCAGGGCAACGCACAAGATAACGCACGAAAAAATGCACAAGTTAAGGAGTCACCTATGGTTACTGACTTCACCGGCCTGCAGTGGAAAAATAGGGTTATCATCATTGATAACGTTCAGAACGACGGCGATGTTTTAACCATTTTTGAAAACAGGACATCTGAAATCAAAGACCGGGGCATTGTTTGGTTCATGTTCAAAGGAAATCGCACGTTCACTAACTACACGGGCGAGTTGTCAGAGGGTTTATTAACCCACACGCGAGAGCATTATGGGCATGGGCCGGGCCAAGTGGTTTTGATTGGTAAAGACGGTGGCGTAAAGTTGCGCTTAGACCGTGCGAACTTAAAGGCAATATTCCTGAAAATTGACGCAATGCCCATGCGTCAAAGCGAGATGCGAAGTTGA
- a CDS encoding mechanosensitive ion channel domain-containing protein, which translates to MLETMALMPQNFSLPDAIWRLLISTGLLLLAIVILRTLTARFIRRHVASSELRGRLLMNFRNGFLLLGILGLALIWGDQIRSLALSIVAIAVAFVVATKELILCISGAILKSGAGSFNLGDRIQVKDFRGDVIDQTLLATTVLEVGPGKTAHQRTGRMIVIPNALFLSEPVINESFTDHWDFHVFTVPFKREDDWHAAQKALLASANRHCEPYLESVRKYMNKVGVSRGLEVPSVDPRVTIQVPVASEIHLTVRLPAKPGQRSYIEQAILSEVFADTDYSTKKP; encoded by the coding sequence ATGCTCGAAACTATGGCGTTGATGCCTCAGAATTTTTCGTTGCCCGACGCTATTTGGCGGCTGCTGATCAGCACTGGTTTGCTGTTGCTGGCCATCGTTATTCTGCGGACGCTGACAGCCCGCTTTATTCGTCGGCACGTTGCGTCGTCGGAGTTGCGGGGCCGGCTGCTGATGAATTTTCGCAACGGTTTCCTGTTATTGGGAATACTGGGTCTGGCGCTGATCTGGGGCGACCAGATCCGATCCCTGGCCCTGTCCATCGTCGCTATCGCGGTCGCTTTTGTGGTCGCCACCAAAGAATTGATTCTTTGTATTTCCGGCGCGATATTAAAAAGTGGTGCCGGCTCTTTCAATCTGGGCGATCGCATTCAGGTCAAGGATTTCCGGGGCGATGTCATCGATCAGACCTTACTGGCCACGACGGTGCTTGAAGTGGGCCCTGGCAAAACAGCCCACCAGCGCACCGGGCGGATGATCGTTATACCCAATGCCTTGTTTTTGTCTGAGCCAGTTATCAACGAAAGTTTTACCGACCACTGGGATTTTCATGTTTTTACCGTGCCCTTCAAGCGAGAGGACGACTGGCATGCCGCCCAGAAAGCACTGCTGGCTTCGGCCAACCGCCATTGCGAGCCCTATCTGGAATCTGTACGCAAATATATGAATAAAGTTGGCGTTTCGCGGGGCCTGGAAGTGCCTTCTGTAGACCCACGGGTGACCATTCAGGTTCCGGTAGCCAGCGAGATTCACCTCACCGTCAGGCTGCCAGCCAAACCGGGGCAACGTAGTTATATTGAGCAAGCGATTCTTTCAGAGGTTTTCGCCGACACCGATTATTCCACCAAAAAGCCCTGA